A region of Myxococcus stipitatus DSM 14675 DNA encodes the following proteins:
- a CDS encoding SAM-dependent methyltransferase — protein MVGTPSDMGKPYRPKDHYFQKAKQEGLRARSAFKVDELIKRFPMVKKGHVVLDLGAAPGGFLQILADAVGGAGRVIGVDIVAIRPFTQRHVQTAVFDVLADDFDAKLAAMYDGPFDAVISDMAPKTSGIKATDEARSLRLAGKALEVASKRGRAGSSFVAKVFMGGDFEDFRNQVRALFEEVKVVRPEATRGASMEVYLVGLRRRPPPGEAPAAP, from the coding sequence ATGGTAGGGACCCCCTCCGACATGGGCAAGCCCTACCGTCCTAAAGACCACTATTTCCAGAAAGCCAAGCAAGAAGGGCTCCGAGCACGCTCGGCCTTCAAGGTGGATGAGCTCATCAAGCGGTTCCCCATGGTGAAGAAGGGCCATGTGGTGCTCGACCTGGGAGCCGCGCCGGGAGGGTTCCTCCAGATCCTGGCGGACGCCGTGGGAGGGGCGGGGCGGGTGATTGGCGTGGACATCGTCGCCATCCGGCCCTTCACCCAGCGCCACGTGCAGACGGCCGTGTTCGACGTGCTCGCCGACGACTTCGACGCGAAGCTGGCGGCGATGTACGACGGCCCGTTCGACGCGGTCATCTCCGACATGGCGCCGAAGACCAGCGGCATCAAGGCCACGGACGAGGCGCGCAGCCTGCGGCTGGCGGGCAAGGCGCTGGAGGTGGCCTCGAAGCGAGGCCGGGCCGGCTCGTCCTTCGTGGCAAAGGTGTTCATGGGCGGCGACTTCGAGGACTTCCGCAACCAGGTGCGCGCGCTCTTCGAGGAGGTGAAGGTGGTCCGCCCGGAAGCGACACGCGGGGCGAGCATGGAGGTCTACCTGGTGGGTCTGCGCCGCCGACCCCCGCCGGGCGAGGCACCCGCGGCGCCCTGA
- a CDS encoding alpha-2-macroglobulin family protein, producing MQRTPRTWLVATTLPLLSLLLLVASFARAAPAKPPPSWKDIDALVSNQKVEAAAQAAEARLARARNGSDEAEWTRALIRTVQLRSALHGYETTVRFLREEPWPKGALSRATLNLFYANSLVTYAEAYDWEIRQREQVASSGPVDLKSWTYDQILTEAQRAYEEVWTQRQSLGNEPVKVLADYIRPNTYPEGIRSTLRDAVTYLRVALLDNSSHWRPEQSNELFRLDLGSLLEGSPTVSLTDPNIHPLVKVAAVLGDLEAWHRAGGRREAALEARLRRYEVLNRHFTEDDDRARVRKHLAEHLVAYRDVPWWTMGQGQLVELEAGVGHAVRAHAMAKECMAVHPDSLGASRCRTQKELLERPDFSLASMRADGANRRSIEVSHRNVPALYFRAYSLDVEARLKKAAVSNIFPYGEELLQYIRGRKPVASWSVQLPATPDLQSHNTFVTPPMKETGTYVVVASAREDFREKSNRIAASFLSVTPWVAITRNPRGAEVEARVVKGDSGVVAPKVLVRLIQMDYRDGFREVARATTDAQGEVTFPRSNEGAGYRSYMVMVGQGRESLLLFNGLSFYNPPEPGESTSTLVFTDRSVYRPLQKLMWKAVAYRGRGDQARYRTQPGEQLVVSLMDPNHQEVERREVRTNDFGSAAGEFNIPTGRLLGAWTVMVRSGGSASVRVEEYKRPTFEVTMKDPDAPLRINRPATFKGEARYYFGLPVASGTVRWRAYREPVLPWWWHHNFSISMQRDLVAAGTSTLDADGGFKVTFTPEVDERSARTPGLSWRYRVEADATDEGGETRSASRGFRLGFVAVEARVDTEEGFLREGMGGEVRLVRSTLDGAPQPGAGRWRLVALQQPSTPLLPADEPRREPTLAADAASERKPTPGDSIQPRWETTYSPQTALARWGDGAEQAKGSVQHDAEGLARVKLPALKAGAYRLHYETTDAFGQTFKVARELMVAGARAPIALPSALVLEKSSVRVGEVARLLAFSGFAGQPLMLDLYQGEQRILRKLLVGGESPAVIEVPVTESMRGGFTAVLVAVRDWQFMGFSEQVFVPFDNKELTLEFASFRDKLRPGAKETWRVTVKGPKGAKVEAGAAELLAYMYDQSLDLFAPHVPVSVSDLYPQRMGAGVPSASLSMEQAQWLVSHDYGDFFSWSAPDGDALKFEDGYGLGGPGYRRRRFGMASAPSASGALRESAARPQQVMKRKMDSEGGRSPAPPPPGMLAVAESKSEDQRGGAPSAGEPPAAEMRSNFAETAFWIPQLLTGPDGSASLEFTVPDSVTAWRVWVHGVTRDLQGGSVQRTSRSVKELMVRPYVPRFLREGDRAVLEVVVNNASEQVRQGTLTLDIVDPETRKSLLSEFGVKNASQAFTVAPGKGTNLRFSLTTPSRVGTVASRVEARSGDVSDGELRPLPVLPGRVHLAQSRFVTLKGAGSKTMRFDDLKKGGDPTRVNEQLVVTVDTQLFYSALQALPYLVDYPYECSEQTLNRFVSSGILSSLYNKYPAVAKMAKDLSQRSTRFETWDSVDPNRKMSLEETPWLEMAKGGAESSGGLVKVLDPKVARAERDAAMAKLKKAQTASGGFPWWPGGPPSPYMTLYIVHGLSRAMEYGVEVPEDMTREAWSYLARHFREEYAGKAMAKGTGWEFITFLNYVASAYPDERFTGDALTADERQKMLAFSFKHWKKHSPYLKGYLALTLKRSGRGADATKVWDSVMDSAKTSDELGTYWAPEDRSWLWYNDTTETHAFALRTLTELNPKDPRREGLVQWLLLDKKLNHWKSTRATAESLYALVKYLESEGALGIREDATVKVGPRVVRMEFAPDEYTGKKNQVVVPGPELQPETMSSVVVEKSTKGFAFASATWHFSTEKLPAEDRGDFFQVSRRYFRREREGREAVLQPLAEGALLNPGDEVEVHLSLRAKHAAEYVHLRDPRAAGLEPENAQSRHKWDLGIVWYEETRDSGSNFFFEWLPAGEYTFKYRLRANMAGTFRVGPATVQSMYAPEFTAYSAGAVLNVGPAK from the coding sequence ATGCAACGCACTCCTCGGACCTGGCTCGTCGCCACCACGTTACCGTTGTTGTCTCTGTTGCTGCTCGTCGCGTCATTCGCGCGAGCAGCTCCGGCCAAGCCGCCTCCGTCGTGGAAGGACATCGACGCGCTGGTGTCGAACCAGAAGGTGGAGGCCGCCGCGCAGGCCGCGGAGGCCCGCCTCGCCCGAGCCCGGAATGGCTCGGATGAGGCCGAGTGGACGCGTGCGCTGATTCGCACGGTGCAGCTGCGCTCGGCGCTGCATGGCTATGAGACGACGGTGCGCTTCCTGCGCGAGGAGCCCTGGCCCAAGGGGGCCCTGTCGCGCGCGACGCTGAACCTCTTCTACGCGAACTCGCTTGTCACCTATGCGGAGGCATACGACTGGGAGATTCGCCAGCGGGAGCAGGTGGCGTCCTCCGGCCCGGTGGACCTGAAGTCGTGGACCTACGACCAGATTCTCACCGAGGCCCAGCGCGCCTACGAGGAGGTCTGGACGCAGCGGCAGTCGCTGGGCAACGAGCCGGTGAAGGTGCTGGCCGACTACATCCGGCCCAACACGTATCCGGAGGGCATCCGCTCCACGTTGCGCGATGCCGTGACGTACCTGCGCGTGGCGCTGCTGGACAACAGCTCGCACTGGCGGCCCGAGCAGTCCAACGAGCTGTTCCGGCTGGACCTGGGCTCGCTGCTGGAGGGCTCGCCCACGGTGTCGCTGACGGACCCGAACATCCACCCGCTGGTGAAGGTGGCCGCGGTGCTCGGAGACCTGGAGGCGTGGCATCGCGCGGGGGGGCGGCGGGAGGCGGCGCTGGAGGCCCGGCTGCGGCGCTATGAGGTGCTGAACCGGCACTTCACCGAGGACGATGACCGTGCGCGGGTGCGCAAGCACCTGGCCGAGCACCTCGTGGCCTACCGGGACGTGCCCTGGTGGACGATGGGGCAGGGGCAGTTGGTGGAACTCGAGGCGGGCGTGGGCCACGCGGTGCGCGCGCATGCCATGGCGAAGGAGTGCATGGCCGTCCATCCGGACTCGCTCGGGGCCTCGCGGTGCAGGACGCAGAAGGAGTTGCTGGAGCGGCCGGACTTCAGCCTCGCCTCCATGCGGGCGGATGGCGCCAACCGGCGCTCCATCGAGGTGTCCCACCGCAACGTGCCGGCGCTCTACTTCCGGGCGTACTCGCTGGATGTCGAGGCGCGGCTGAAGAAGGCGGCGGTCTCCAACATCTTCCCCTATGGCGAAGAGTTGCTGCAGTACATCCGGGGCCGCAAGCCGGTGGCCTCGTGGAGTGTACAGCTCCCCGCGACGCCGGACCTCCAGTCGCACAACACGTTCGTCACGCCGCCGATGAAGGAGACGGGGACGTATGTCGTCGTCGCCTCCGCGCGGGAGGACTTCCGCGAGAAGAGCAATCGCATCGCGGCCTCCTTCCTGTCCGTGACGCCCTGGGTCGCCATCACGCGCAACCCGAGGGGCGCCGAGGTGGAGGCCCGCGTCGTGAAGGGTGACTCCGGCGTCGTGGCTCCGAAGGTGCTCGTCCGGCTCATCCAGATGGACTACCGCGACGGCTTCCGCGAGGTGGCGCGGGCCACGACGGACGCCCAGGGCGAGGTGACCTTCCCGCGCTCGAACGAGGGTGCTGGCTACCGAAGCTACATGGTGATGGTGGGCCAGGGGCGCGAGTCCCTGCTCTTGTTCAACGGCTTGAGCTTCTACAACCCGCCGGAGCCTGGCGAGTCCACGTCGACACTCGTGTTCACGGACCGGAGCGTCTACCGGCCGCTGCAGAAGCTGATGTGGAAGGCGGTGGCCTATCGCGGCCGCGGCGACCAGGCCCGCTATCGGACGCAGCCGGGAGAGCAGTTGGTCGTGTCGCTGATGGACCCGAACCACCAGGAGGTGGAGCGGCGCGAGGTTCGCACCAATGACTTCGGCTCGGCCGCGGGTGAGTTCAACATCCCCACCGGACGGCTGCTGGGGGCGTGGACGGTGATGGTGCGGTCCGGAGGCTCGGCTTCGGTTCGCGTGGAGGAATACAAGCGGCCGACCTTCGAGGTGACGATGAAGGACCCGGACGCGCCGCTGCGAATCAACCGTCCGGCGACGTTCAAGGGAGAGGCGCGCTACTACTTCGGCTTGCCGGTGGCCTCGGGGACGGTGCGCTGGCGCGCGTACCGCGAGCCCGTGCTGCCCTGGTGGTGGCATCACAACTTCTCCATCTCGATGCAGCGAGACCTGGTGGCCGCGGGCACGTCCACGCTCGATGCGGATGGTGGCTTCAAGGTGACGTTCACCCCGGAGGTCGACGAGCGCTCCGCGCGCACGCCGGGTCTGAGCTGGCGCTACCGCGTGGAGGCGGACGCGACGGACGAGGGCGGCGAGACGCGCTCCGCGAGCCGTGGCTTCCGCCTGGGCTTCGTGGCGGTGGAGGCGCGGGTGGACACGGAGGAGGGCTTCCTGCGCGAAGGCATGGGGGGCGAGGTCCGGCTCGTGCGGTCCACACTGGATGGTGCGCCTCAGCCGGGCGCGGGGCGTTGGAGGCTGGTGGCGTTGCAGCAGCCTTCGACCCCGCTGCTGCCCGCGGATGAGCCTCGGCGGGAGCCGACGCTGGCCGCGGACGCGGCGTCGGAGCGCAAGCCCACGCCGGGGGACTCGATCCAGCCGCGCTGGGAGACGACGTACTCACCACAGACGGCGCTGGCGCGCTGGGGCGATGGCGCGGAGCAGGCGAAGGGCTCGGTGCAGCACGACGCGGAAGGCCTGGCCCGAGTGAAGCTGCCCGCGCTCAAGGCGGGAGCCTACCGGCTGCACTACGAGACGACGGACGCGTTCGGCCAGACGTTCAAGGTGGCGCGGGAGTTGATGGTGGCGGGGGCGCGTGCGCCCATCGCGCTGCCGTCCGCGCTGGTGTTGGAGAAGTCGTCGGTGCGCGTGGGGGAGGTGGCGCGGCTGCTCGCGTTCTCCGGCTTCGCGGGGCAGCCCTTGATGCTCGACCTGTATCAGGGGGAGCAGCGCATCCTGCGCAAGCTGCTGGTGGGCGGCGAGTCTCCGGCCGTGATTGAAGTCCCGGTGACGGAGTCGATGCGGGGCGGCTTCACCGCGGTGCTGGTGGCGGTGCGCGACTGGCAGTTCATGGGCTTCAGCGAGCAGGTGTTCGTGCCCTTCGACAACAAGGAGCTGACCCTGGAGTTCGCGTCGTTCCGCGACAAGCTGCGTCCGGGGGCGAAGGAGACCTGGCGCGTGACGGTGAAGGGGCCGAAGGGCGCGAAGGTCGAAGCGGGAGCGGCGGAGTTGCTCGCGTATATGTATGACCAGTCGCTGGACCTGTTCGCGCCGCATGTGCCGGTGAGCGTCTCGGACCTCTATCCCCAGCGCATGGGCGCGGGGGTTCCAAGTGCCTCCCTGTCCATGGAGCAGGCGCAGTGGTTGGTCTCGCACGACTACGGTGATTTCTTCTCGTGGTCGGCTCCGGATGGGGATGCGCTGAAGTTCGAGGATGGTTATGGCCTGGGAGGTCCGGGTTACCGGCGCCGCCGGTTCGGCATGGCCTCCGCGCCCAGCGCGAGTGGCGCCTTGAGGGAGTCGGCGGCCCGTCCTCAGCAGGTGATGAAGCGCAAGATGGACAGCGAGGGCGGCAGGTCTCCCGCGCCGCCTCCGCCGGGCATGCTGGCCGTCGCGGAGTCGAAGTCGGAGGACCAGCGTGGTGGAGCCCCGTCCGCGGGTGAGCCCCCGGCGGCCGAGATGCGCTCCAACTTCGCGGAGACGGCCTTCTGGATTCCGCAGCTCCTCACCGGGCCGGATGGCTCCGCGTCGCTGGAGTTCACGGTCCCCGACTCGGTCACGGCCTGGAGGGTGTGGGTCCATGGCGTCACGCGCGACTTGCAGGGAGGCTCGGTGCAGCGCACCTCCCGGAGCGTGAAGGAGCTGATGGTGCGCCCCTACGTGCCCCGGTTCCTGCGCGAGGGTGACCGCGCGGTGCTCGAAGTGGTGGTCAACAACGCGTCGGAGCAGGTGCGCCAGGGCACGCTCACGTTGGACATCGTGGACCCCGAGACGCGCAAGAGCCTGCTGTCGGAGTTCGGCGTGAAGAATGCCTCGCAGGCCTTCACGGTGGCGCCGGGCAAGGGGACGAACCTGCGATTCTCGCTCACCACGCCCTCGCGCGTGGGCACGGTGGCCTCCCGCGTGGAGGCTCGCTCGGGAGACGTGAGTGACGGCGAGCTGCGTCCGCTGCCGGTGTTGCCGGGCCGCGTGCACCTGGCGCAGTCGCGCTTCGTGACGCTCAAGGGCGCGGGCTCGAAGACGATGCGCTTCGATGACCTGAAGAAGGGCGGCGACCCGACGCGGGTGAACGAGCAGCTGGTCGTCACCGTCGACACGCAGCTGTTCTACTCGGCGCTCCAGGCGCTGCCGTACCTGGTGGACTACCCCTACGAGTGCTCGGAGCAGACGCTCAATCGCTTCGTGTCCTCGGGCATCCTCTCGAGCCTCTACAACAAGTACCCCGCCGTCGCGAAGATGGCGAAGGACCTGAGCCAGCGCTCCACCCGGTTCGAGACGTGGGACTCGGTGGACCCGAACCGCAAGATGTCGCTGGAGGAGACGCCCTGGCTGGAGATGGCGAAGGGTGGGGCGGAGTCCAGTGGTGGCCTGGTGAAGGTGTTGGACCCGAAGGTGGCTCGGGCGGAGCGCGACGCGGCGATGGCGAAGCTGAAGAAGGCGCAGACGGCCAGCGGCGGCTTCCCCTGGTGGCCGGGCGGCCCGCCCTCGCCGTACATGACGCTCTACATCGTCCACGGCCTGTCTCGCGCCATGGAGTACGGCGTGGAGGTTCCCGAGGACATGACGCGTGAGGCGTGGAGCTACCTGGCTCGGCACTTCCGCGAGGAGTACGCCGGCAAGGCGATGGCGAAGGGGACGGGCTGGGAGTTCATCACCTTCCTCAACTACGTGGCCTCCGCGTACCCGGACGAGCGCTTCACCGGGGACGCGCTGACCGCGGACGAGCGCCAGAAGATGCTCGCCTTCAGCTTCAAGCACTGGAAGAAGCACTCGCCCTACCTGAAGGGCTACCTGGCGCTGACGCTGAAGCGCTCGGGGCGCGGCGCGGACGCGACGAAGGTCTGGGACAGCGTGATGGACTCGGCGAAGACCAGCGATGAGCTGGGCACGTACTGGGCCCCCGAGGACCGCAGCTGGCTCTGGTACAACGACACCACGGAGACACATGCCTTCGCGTTGCGCACCCTCACCGAGCTGAACCCGAAGGACCCTCGGCGTGAGGGGCTGGTGCAGTGGCTGCTGCTGGACAAGAAGCTCAACCACTGGAAGTCCACGCGGGCCACGGCGGAGTCGCTCTACGCGCTGGTGAAGTACCTGGAGTCGGAAGGCGCGCTGGGCATCCGCGAGGACGCGACGGTGAAGGTGGGGCCGCGCGTGGTGCGGATGGAGTTCGCGCCGGACGAGTACACGGGGAAGAAGAACCAGGTGGTGGTGCCGGGGCCGGAGCTTCAGCCGGAGACGATGAGCTCGGTCGTGGTGGAGAAGTCGACGAAGGGCTTCGCCTTCGCCTCCGCGACGTGGCACTTCTCCACGGAGAAGCTGCCGGCAGAGGACCGTGGTGACTTCTTCCAGGTGTCGCGCCGCTACTTCCGCCGCGAGCGCGAAGGGCGTGAGGCCGTGCTCCAGCCGCTCGCCGAGGGTGCGCTCCTCAACCCGGGCGACGAGGTGGAGGTGCACCTGTCGCTGCGCGCGAAGCACGCGGCGGAGTACGTCCACCTGAGGGACCCGCGCGCCGCGGGTCTCGAGCCGGAGAATGCGCAGTCCCGCCACAAGTGGGACCTGGGCATCGTCTGGTACGAGGAGACGCGCGACTCCGGCAGCAACTTCTTCTTCGAGTGGCTGCCCGCGGGTGAGTACACCTTCAAGTACCGCCTGCGCGCCAACATGGCGGGCACGTTCCGCGTGGGCCCCGCCACCGTGCAGTCCATGTACGCGCCGGAGTTCACCGCGTACTCGGCGGGCGCGGTGCTCAACGTGGGGCCCGCGAAGTAG
- a CDS encoding EndoU domain-containing protein has product MRFPALCLGLVLTTLPALAGPGAFVSDVRVEAVDQPESPKVVFTVEPGQTYPLLKKGGPGRAWCKLRGASAEGWVLCEGAQESAPPTAPSATALAAADRADAEQRAVGKERLRAAFASEASSEESSPDEDEGPAVIVSAPGAQAPRYTGGSRDTRECASTCSSKPLFEKQPVPTALDKEVLQMCPARPDASVSAAEVRRFVARHYEDPRIQTALSAAGRPGQKQSNIDWLTSLWVSTGPRNAFTHVFCGDDWERGPIGGLHFLPRYAQLEAEGKLCYGGPVRGGSAKAQGQYLIRYKGVAPWSCGEKRVGGFSESPDAVGLLSIGTRAFARCCARNGGKKEGGVFSAPDLGNTKWRIWCGTRNGTYGIATLHPTDDSATCGE; this is encoded by the coding sequence ATGCGTTTCCCCGCACTGTGCCTCGGCCTGGTGTTGACCACCCTCCCCGCGCTGGCGGGCCCGGGGGCGTTCGTCTCCGACGTCCGCGTGGAGGCGGTGGACCAGCCGGAATCCCCCAAGGTCGTCTTCACGGTGGAGCCCGGGCAGACGTACCCGCTGCTCAAGAAGGGCGGCCCGGGGCGCGCGTGGTGCAAGCTGCGCGGTGCCTCCGCCGAGGGCTGGGTGTTGTGCGAAGGCGCCCAGGAGTCCGCTCCTCCCACGGCCCCCTCCGCCACCGCGCTGGCGGCGGCGGACCGCGCGGACGCGGAACAACGGGCCGTGGGCAAGGAACGGCTGCGCGCCGCCTTCGCGAGCGAAGCCTCGTCCGAGGAGTCCTCCCCGGACGAGGACGAGGGTCCGGCCGTCATCGTGAGCGCACCGGGCGCGCAGGCTCCGCGCTACACGGGGGGCTCGCGCGATACCAGGGAGTGCGCATCGACGTGCTCCAGCAAGCCCCTCTTCGAGAAGCAGCCGGTGCCGACCGCGCTGGACAAGGAAGTGCTGCAGATGTGCCCCGCGCGTCCGGACGCGAGCGTGAGCGCGGCGGAGGTGCGGCGCTTCGTCGCCCGGCACTACGAGGACCCGCGCATCCAGACGGCCCTGTCTGCCGCGGGACGGCCCGGTCAGAAGCAGTCGAACATCGACTGGCTGACCAGCCTTTGGGTGAGCACGGGTCCGCGCAACGCCTTCACGCACGTGTTCTGCGGAGATGATTGGGAGCGAGGCCCCATCGGAGGTCTCCACTTCCTGCCGCGCTATGCGCAGCTCGAGGCGGAGGGGAAGCTCTGCTACGGCGGGCCGGTGCGTGGGGGCTCGGCGAAGGCGCAGGGCCAGTACCTCATCCGCTACAAGGGCGTGGCGCCGTGGTCCTGCGGGGAGAAGCGCGTCGGTGGCTTCTCCGAGTCGCCTGACGCCGTGGGACTTCTCTCCATCGGCACGCGGGCCTTCGCGCGGTGCTGCGCTCGCAACGGAGGGAAGAAGGAAGGCGGCGTGTTCAGCGCGCCAGACCTGGGGAACACGAAGTGGCGCATCTGGTGCGGCACCCGCAATGGCACCTACGGCATCGCCACGCTCCACCCCACCGACGACTCCGCCACCTGTGGCGAGTGA
- the tyrS gene encoding tyrosine--tRNA ligase, whose amino-acid sequence MNPDALRKATPEEQFEEVTRGTVDLHSPEDLKKKLRYSYESGKPLVIKAGFDPSRPDLHLGHSLLLTRMRRFQDFGHTVVFLIGDFTALIGDPTGRNATRPALTRDEVKANAETYKQQVFKVLDPEKTTVRFNSEWLDKLGTEGMIRLASRYSLQRMLERDDFKKRFRDNISIAIHEMLYPLLQGYDSVALKSDVELGATDQLFNLLVGRQLMREENMAPQVIMTGPILEGLSAKLIDGKIVGDKMSKSLDNYVGVSEASDAMFGKLMSITDDLMWRYYQLLSAKTLKELAELQAKVASGEVHPKTAKLGFAREMTERFHDAEAARKAEEDFEKRFAKKELTAEDLPQVELSLAGAASLPVTKVLAEAKLVASATEGRKMITQGGVRVNGEKVADPKADLGAGEYTVQVGKLKAARVKLA is encoded by the coding sequence ATGAATCCGGACGCGCTGCGCAAGGCGACCCCCGAGGAGCAGTTCGAAGAAGTCACCCGAGGCACGGTGGATCTCCACTCGCCCGAGGACCTGAAGAAGAAGCTCCGGTACTCGTATGAGTCGGGCAAGCCGCTCGTCATCAAGGCGGGGTTCGACCCCAGCCGGCCGGACCTGCACCTGGGCCACTCGCTGCTGCTCACGCGCATGCGCCGCTTCCAGGACTTCGGTCACACGGTGGTGTTCCTCATCGGTGACTTCACGGCCCTGATTGGCGACCCCACGGGGCGCAACGCCACGCGCCCGGCGCTCACCCGCGACGAGGTGAAGGCCAACGCGGAGACGTACAAGCAGCAGGTCTTCAAGGTGTTGGACCCGGAGAAGACGACGGTCCGCTTCAACTCGGAGTGGCTCGACAAGCTGGGCACCGAGGGAATGATTCGGCTGGCGTCGCGCTACTCGCTGCAGCGCATGCTGGAGCGCGACGACTTCAAGAAGCGCTTCCGGGACAACATCTCCATCGCCATCCACGAGATGCTCTACCCGCTCCTCCAGGGCTACGACTCCGTCGCGCTGAAGTCGGACGTGGAGCTGGGCGCCACGGACCAGCTCTTCAACCTGCTGGTGGGCCGGCAGCTGATGCGCGAGGAGAACATGGCGCCCCAGGTCATCATGACGGGGCCCATCCTGGAGGGGCTCAGCGCGAAGCTCATCGACGGGAAGATTGTCGGCGACAAGATGTCCAAGAGCCTGGACAACTACGTGGGCGTCAGCGAGGCGTCGGACGCCATGTTCGGCAAGCTGATGAGCATCACCGACGACCTGATGTGGCGCTACTACCAGCTCCTCTCGGCCAAGACGCTGAAGGAGCTGGCGGAGCTGCAGGCGAAGGTCGCCAGCGGTGAGGTGCACCCGAAGACCGCCAAGCTGGGCTTCGCCCGCGAGATGACGGAGCGCTTCCACGACGCCGAGGCGGCACGCAAGGCGGAGGAGGACTTCGAGAAGCGCTTCGCGAAGAAGGAGCTGACGGCGGAGGACCTCCCCCAGGTGGAGCTCTCGCTGGCCGGTGCGGCGAGCCTTCCGGTGACCAAGGTGCTGGCCGAGGCGAAGCTGGTGGCCTCCGCGACCGAGGGCCGGAAGATGATCACCCAGGGCGGCGTCCGGGTGAACGGCGAGAAGGTGGCGGACCCGAAGGCGGACCTGGGCGCCGGCGAGTACACGGTGCAGGTCGGCAAGCTGAAGGCCGCGCGCGTCAAGCTGGCGTGA
- a CDS encoding TIGR00282 family metallophosphoesterase: protein MKVLFMGDVVGRPGLQAVRALLPRLKATHGIEVTVANAENSDQGAGISPETADTLLASGVDLLTSGNHFWSKKSILPWLASHPDKLLRPANYPKDTPGKGHGVVELPDGRVLGVINLEGRVFMRTHDNPFEVVQGLVETMRARTPCILVDMHCEASSEKNAMGVHLDGRVSAVVGTHTHVQTADERILPGGTAFITDVGMCGPLDSVIGMKKEQSVARFLGQKHAPYEVAERLVYLQGVVLDIDDTTGRGRAIERVRVHLPGT from the coding sequence GTGAAGGTCCTCTTCATGGGAGACGTGGTGGGTCGTCCGGGGCTTCAGGCCGTCCGAGCGCTCCTGCCACGTCTGAAGGCCACCCATGGCATCGAAGTGACGGTCGCCAACGCGGAGAACAGCGACCAGGGCGCGGGCATCTCGCCGGAGACGGCGGACACCCTGCTCGCCAGCGGCGTCGACCTGCTGACCAGCGGCAACCACTTCTGGTCCAAGAAGTCCATCCTCCCCTGGCTGGCGTCGCATCCGGACAAGCTGCTGCGCCCGGCCAACTATCCCAAGGACACGCCGGGCAAGGGCCACGGGGTGGTGGAGCTCCCGGACGGACGTGTGCTGGGGGTCATCAACCTGGAGGGCCGCGTCTTCATGCGCACGCATGACAACCCCTTCGAGGTGGTGCAGGGGTTGGTCGAAACGATGCGCGCGCGCACGCCCTGCATCCTCGTGGACATGCACTGCGAGGCCTCCAGCGAGAAGAACGCCATGGGGGTTCACCTGGACGGGCGGGTGTCCGCGGTCGTCGGGACGCATACGCACGTGCAGACGGCGGATGAGCGCATCCTCCCGGGAGGCACGGCGTTCATCACCGACGTGGGCATGTGCGGCCCCCTGGACTCGGTCATCGGGATGAAGAAGGAGCAGTCCGTGGCGCGGTTCCTGGGCCAGAAGCACGCGCCCTACGAAGTCGCGGAGCGGCTCGTGTATCTGCAGGGTGTGGTGTTGGACATCGACGACACCACGGGGCGTGGACGGGCCATCGAGCGCGTGCGCGTCCACCTGCCGGGTACCTGA